In a genomic window of Spirosoma agri:
- a CDS encoding SDR family oxidoreductase, with protein MKTENQRTALITGANKGIGKEIARQLAQRGFAVFIGARDIAKGREASEELCQAGYDSTFIQLDVTDPVSIKNACGTFSQKADHLDVLVNNAGILEDHGETIVKLNPELLDRTLKSNVSGPIMVIQDFLEYLQKSQDGGRIINVSSGAGALNDMDTYAPAYSISKTALNAVTKQFAGALRDQNIAVNCVDPGWVRTDMGGENASRSVEKGAETIVWLATEAPQSESGKFWHDKQEVAW; from the coding sequence ATGAAAACTGAAAACCAACGGACAGCTCTGATTACGGGAGCCAATAAGGGTATCGGCAAAGAAATAGCCAGACAACTCGCTCAGCGTGGGTTTGCCGTTTTTATCGGTGCCCGTGACATTGCCAAAGGCCGGGAAGCCTCTGAAGAATTGTGCCAGGCTGGTTACGATTCTACTTTTATACAGCTCGACGTGACTGACCCAGTTAGTATAAAAAATGCCTGTGGTACGTTTTCGCAGAAGGCCGATCACCTCGATGTTCTGGTGAATAACGCGGGTATACTGGAAGATCACGGCGAAACGATCGTGAAACTGAATCCCGAGTTACTGGACCGTACGCTTAAATCGAACGTTAGCGGGCCAATTATGGTGATTCAGGACTTTTTAGAATACCTGCAAAAAAGCCAGGATGGCGGGCGGATCATTAACGTGTCGAGTGGGGCAGGTGCGCTGAACGATATGGACACATACGCGCCTGCCTATAGCATCTCGAAAACGGCGCTCAACGCAGTAACGAAACAGTTCGCGGGTGCGCTCCGGGACCAGAACATTGCCGTGAACTGCGTTGATCCGGGTTGGGTGCGTACCGACATGGGTGGAGAAAATGCCTCCCGGTCAGTCGAGAAAGGGGCCGAAACGATTGTGTGGCTAGCCACCGAAGCACCCCAGTCAGAAAGTGGTAAGTTCTGGCACGATAAGCAGGAGGTGGCCTGGTAA